In Panthera leo isolate Ple1 chromosome B3, P.leo_Ple1_pat1.1, whole genome shotgun sequence, a single genomic region encodes these proteins:
- the SLC25A29 gene encoding mitochondrial basic amino acids transporter isoform X4 codes for MVRLQVQSMERPQYRGTLHCFQSIVKQESVLGLYKGLGSPLMGLTFINALVFGVQGNTLRALGRDTPLNQFLAGAAAGAIQCVICCPMELAKTRLQLQDAGPARTYRGSLHCLAHIYRQEGLRGVNRGMASTLLRETPSFGVYFLSYDVLTRALGCEPGDRLLVPKLLLAGGTSGIVSWLSTYPVDVVKSRLQADGVRGAPRYGGFVDCVRQSYRAEGWRVFTRGLASTLLRAFPVNAATFATVTVVLTYARGPEARPEGDAVPAPSGPGLAQPSSL; via the exons ATG GTGCGGCTGCAGGTCCAGAGCATGGAGAGGCCTCAGTACCGAGGGACCCTGCACTGCTTCCAGTCCATCGTCAAGCAGGAGAGT GTGTTGGGCCTGTACAAGGGCCTGGGCTCGCCCCTCATGGGGCTCACGTTCATCAACGCGCTGGTGTTCGGCGTGCAGGGCAACACCCTGCGGGCGCTGGGCCGCGACACGCCGCTGAACCAGTTCCTGGCCGGCGCGGCGGCGGGCGCCATCCAGTGCGTCATCTGCTGCCCCATGGAGCTGGCCAAGACGCGGCTGCAGCTGCAGGACGCGGGCCCGGCCCGCACCTACCGCGGCTCGCTGCACTGCCTGGCGCACATCTACCGGCAGGAGGGCCTGCGCGGCGTCAACCGGGGCATGGCCTCCACCCTGCTGCGCGAGACGCCCAGTTTCGGCGTCTACTTCCTCTCGTACGACGTGCTGACGCGCGCGCTGGGCTGCGAGCCCGGCGACCGGCTGCTGGTGCCCAAGCTGCTGCTGGCGGGCGGCACGTCGGGCATCGTGTCCTGGCTGTCCACCTACCCCGTGGACGTGGTCAAGTCGCGGCTGCAGGCCGACGGGGTGCGGGGCGCCCCGCGCTACGGCGGCTTCGTGGACTGCGTGCGCCAGAGCTACCGCGCCGAGGGCTGGCGCGTCTTCACGCGCGGGCTGGCGTCCACGCTGCTGCGCGCCTTCCCCGTCAACGCCGCCACCTTCGCCACCGTCACCGTGGTGCTCACGTACGCGCGCGGCCCCGAGGCCCGGCCCGAGGGCGACGCTGTGCCCGCCCCGTCGGGGCCCGGCCT
- the SLC25A29 gene encoding mitochondrial basic amino acids transporter isoform X5 — protein MERPQYRGTLHCFQSIVKQESVLGLYKGLGSPLMGLTFINALVFGVQGNTLRALGRDTPLNQFLAGAAAGAIQCVICCPMELAKTRLQLQDAGPARTYRGSLHCLAHIYRQEGLRGVNRGMASTLLRETPSFGVYFLSYDVLTRALGCEPGDRLLVPKLLLAGGTSGIVSWLSTYPVDVVKSRLQADGVRGAPRYGGFVDCVRQSYRAEGWRVFTRGLASTLLRAFPVNAATFATVTVVLTYARGPEARPEGDAVPAPSGPGLAQPSSL, from the exons ATGGAGAGGCCTCAGTACCGAGGGACCCTGCACTGCTTCCAGTCCATCGTCAAGCAGGAGAGT GTGTTGGGCCTGTACAAGGGCCTGGGCTCGCCCCTCATGGGGCTCACGTTCATCAACGCGCTGGTGTTCGGCGTGCAGGGCAACACCCTGCGGGCGCTGGGCCGCGACACGCCGCTGAACCAGTTCCTGGCCGGCGCGGCGGCGGGCGCCATCCAGTGCGTCATCTGCTGCCCCATGGAGCTGGCCAAGACGCGGCTGCAGCTGCAGGACGCGGGCCCGGCCCGCACCTACCGCGGCTCGCTGCACTGCCTGGCGCACATCTACCGGCAGGAGGGCCTGCGCGGCGTCAACCGGGGCATGGCCTCCACCCTGCTGCGCGAGACGCCCAGTTTCGGCGTCTACTTCCTCTCGTACGACGTGCTGACGCGCGCGCTGGGCTGCGAGCCCGGCGACCGGCTGCTGGTGCCCAAGCTGCTGCTGGCGGGCGGCACGTCGGGCATCGTGTCCTGGCTGTCCACCTACCCCGTGGACGTGGTCAAGTCGCGGCTGCAGGCCGACGGGGTGCGGGGCGCCCCGCGCTACGGCGGCTTCGTGGACTGCGTGCGCCAGAGCTACCGCGCCGAGGGCTGGCGCGTCTTCACGCGCGGGCTGGCGTCCACGCTGCTGCGCGCCTTCCCCGTCAACGCCGCCACCTTCGCCACCGTCACCGTGGTGCTCACGTACGCGCGCGGCCCCGAGGCCCGGCCCGAGGGCGACGCTGTGCCCGCCCCGTCGGGGCCCGGCCT
- the SLC25A29 gene encoding mitochondrial basic amino acids transporter isoform X1: MVCHQDSGEVWGGASCRDNCHKKPGTSEILGALYPLCSLPTDTPSLKRQGRLALPHPGIPKATEGCLAPWCSWRGSLLGCPQCWAAAARRAPAPPAHLHGALSFQVRLQVQSMERPQYRGTLHCFQSIVKQESVLGLYKGLGSPLMGLTFINALVFGVQGNTLRALGRDTPLNQFLAGAAAGAIQCVICCPMELAKTRLQLQDAGPARTYRGSLHCLAHIYRQEGLRGVNRGMASTLLRETPSFGVYFLSYDVLTRALGCEPGDRLLVPKLLLAGGTSGIVSWLSTYPVDVVKSRLQADGVRGAPRYGGFVDCVRQSYRAEGWRVFTRGLASTLLRAFPVNAATFATVTVVLTYARGPEARPEGDAVPAPSGPGLAQPSSL; the protein is encoded by the exons ATGGTTTGCCACCAGGACAGTGGGGAAGTCTGGGGAGGTGCATCGTGCAGAGACAACTGCCACAAGAAGCCTGGGACGTCTGAGATCCTGGGGGCCCTCTACCCCCTGTGCAGTTTGCCCACGGACACCCCGTCACTGAAGAGGCAAGGACGTCTGGCTCTGCCCCATCCTGGAATCCCAAAAGCCACAGAAGGCTGCCTGGCTCCCTGGTGCTCCTGGAGAGGGAGCCTCCTGGGCTGTCCCCAGTGCTGGGCCGCGGCAGCCAGGAGAGCTCCAGCCCCACCCGCCCACCTTCACGGGGCCCTGTCCTTCCAGGTGCGGCTGCAGGTCCAGAGCATGGAGAGGCCTCAGTACCGAGGGACCCTGCACTGCTTCCAGTCCATCGTCAAGCAGGAGAGT GTGTTGGGCCTGTACAAGGGCCTGGGCTCGCCCCTCATGGGGCTCACGTTCATCAACGCGCTGGTGTTCGGCGTGCAGGGCAACACCCTGCGGGCGCTGGGCCGCGACACGCCGCTGAACCAGTTCCTGGCCGGCGCGGCGGCGGGCGCCATCCAGTGCGTCATCTGCTGCCCCATGGAGCTGGCCAAGACGCGGCTGCAGCTGCAGGACGCGGGCCCGGCCCGCACCTACCGCGGCTCGCTGCACTGCCTGGCGCACATCTACCGGCAGGAGGGCCTGCGCGGCGTCAACCGGGGCATGGCCTCCACCCTGCTGCGCGAGACGCCCAGTTTCGGCGTCTACTTCCTCTCGTACGACGTGCTGACGCGCGCGCTGGGCTGCGAGCCCGGCGACCGGCTGCTGGTGCCCAAGCTGCTGCTGGCGGGCGGCACGTCGGGCATCGTGTCCTGGCTGTCCACCTACCCCGTGGACGTGGTCAAGTCGCGGCTGCAGGCCGACGGGGTGCGGGGCGCCCCGCGCTACGGCGGCTTCGTGGACTGCGTGCGCCAGAGCTACCGCGCCGAGGGCTGGCGCGTCTTCACGCGCGGGCTGGCGTCCACGCTGCTGCGCGCCTTCCCCGTCAACGCCGCCACCTTCGCCACCGTCACCGTGGTGCTCACGTACGCGCGCGGCCCCGAGGCCCGGCCCGAGGGCGACGCTGTGCCCGCCCCGTCGGGGCCCGGCCT